In Nicotiana tabacum cultivar K326 chromosome 17, ASM71507v2, whole genome shotgun sequence, one DNA window encodes the following:
- the LOC107791072 gene encoding BURP domain-containing protein 6, whose protein sequence is MKLQLLYSLIIFCLAFVTNTYAVISPEIYWKVKLPNTQIPKVIKDFLSQSEGDIRELKQDKTNTKEKVYYGLHQHGILVYHVATEDEIRDIKKEIPSMNHATIKSDVQDDFLYKPYFLEKDLAKRKVINFPSFKNKNEAPFLSRQFVESIPFSLKKIPEILNHFSIDSSSKNAQTIEETIKFCEELEVKHKEKKSCATSLESMVDFSLSMLGTNNILAITTEVQGETPMLQKYTIEEVHQIGDGDNMVCHKLNYAYAVHFCHVGGRTKTFSVSMIGADGTKVKAISVCHKDTSLWNPMGLPFVVLKVKPGTTPICHFLQDDQIVFIPSKEATYYAIS, encoded by the exons ATGAAGTTGCAGCTACTCTACTCGCTTATCATCTTTTGT CTTGCTTTTGTGACAAATACTTACGCAGTAATATCTCCAGAGATTTATTGGAAAGTAAAATTGCCCAACACTCAAATCCCCAAAGTCATCAAAGATTTCCTTTCCCAATCAG AGGGTGACATACGTGAGCTAAAACAAGATAAGACGAACACAAAGGAGAAAGTATACTACGGTTTACACCAGCATGGAATCTTGGTTTATCATGTTGCTACAGAGGATGAGATTCGTGATATAAAGAAGGAAATTCCTAGCATGAATCATGCTACTATCAAGAGTGATGTTCAAGATGATTTCCTTTACAAACCTTACTTCTTAGAAAAGGACTTGGCGAAGAGAAAAGTCATCAACTTTccatctttcaaaaacaaaaatgaagcaCCCTTTTTGAGTCGCCAATTTGTGGAATCGATTCCCTTCTCTTTGAAAAAAATTCCAGAAATTCTAAACCATTTCTCAATAGATAGTAGCTCAAAGAATGCTCAAACTATTGAGGAAACAATCAAATTTTGTGAAGAGCTAGAGGTGAAAcataaagagaagaaaagttgtGCAACTTCTTTGGAATCTATGGTAGATTTCAGCTTATCCATGCTAGGAACTAATAATATTCTGGCAATTACAACAGAGGTACAAGGGGAAACTCCAATGTTGCAAAAATACACCATTGAAGAAGTTCACCAAATAGGTGATGGGGATAACATGGTATGCCACAAACTTAATTACGCATATGCAGTGCATTTTTGCCATGTTGGTGGACGTACCAAGACATTTTCGGTATCTATGATTGGTGCTGATGGAACAAAGGTTAAAGCAATATCTGTATGCCACAAAGATACATCTCTTTGGAACCCAATGGGATTGCCTTTTGTAGTGCTTAAAGTTAAGCCTGGAACTACCCCTATTTGTCATTTCCTTCAAGATGATCAAATTGTCTTTATCCCTTCCAAAGAGGCCACTTATTATGCTATCTCATAA